The following coding sequences lie in one Cannabis sativa cultivar Pink pepper isolate KNU-18-1 chromosome 5, ASM2916894v1, whole genome shotgun sequence genomic window:
- the LOC115716557 gene encoding uncharacterized protein LOC115716557, translated as MGNCVGVLKEFHQSSSSTTSDPMMIDHDDDDGVKVKVMMSSGGVMEFYAPITVSSIIEEFPGHALFRRNPNSDVIIPNPLLHDERLNSGELYYLLHRDITDVIYNNNNNPCKTPQNISYRVSSCEDDYSGQEGKKKKKKNLITRMMTKLMKKKKKGNLDIWKVKLAISPEQLSEVMSQNSSLEALIGSVRMVAKCSPTTSTFANSSQCSAKSELVLDSKGANSEKHM; from the coding sequence ATGGGGAACTGTGTGGGTGTGTTGAAAGAGTTCCATCAGTCATCGTCGTCGACGACGTCAGATCCGATGATGATAgatcatgatgatgatgatggagtcaaagtcaaagttaTGATGTCAAGCGGCGGTGTAATGGAGTTCTATGCTCCCATAACTGTCAGCTCAATTATCGAGGAGTTCCCTGGCCACGCCTTATTCCGTCGAAACCCTAATAGTGACGTGATCATTCCTAATCCACTCCTCCACGACGAGCGACTCAATTCTGGTGAGCTCTACTATCTTTTGCATCGTGATATCACCGacgtaatttataataataataacaacccTTGTAAGACCCCTCAAAATATATCATACCGAGTCTCATCTTGTGAAGATGATTACTCGGGACAAgaaggaaagaagaagaaaaagaagaatctGATAACGAGAATGATGACAAagttgatgaagaagaagaaaaagggaaatttgGACATTTGGAAAGTGAAGTTGGCTATAAGTCCTGAACAACTATCTGAGGTTATGTCCCAAAATTCATCCCTTGAGGCACTAATTGGCAGTGTACGGATGGTGGCCAAGTGTAGCCCTACTACATCCACTTTTGCCAACTCTAGTCAATGTAGTGCAAAATCAGAGTTAGTATTAGATAGTAAGGGAGCCAATAGTGAAAAACACATGTAA
- the LOC115717100 gene encoding large ribosomal subunit protein uL2z-like, whose protein sequence is MGRVIRAQRKGAAGSVFKSHTHHRKGPAKFRSLDFGERNGYLKGVVNDIIHDPGRGAPLARVTFRHPFRYKHQKELFIAAEGLYSGQFIYCGKKANLVVGNVLPLMSLPEGTVVCNVERHVGDRGALARASGDYAVVISHNPDNGTTRVKLPSGAKKVLPSGCRAMIGQVAGGGRTEKPLLKAGNAYHKYKAKRNSWPIVRGVAMNPVEHPHGGGNHQHIGHASTVARDAVPGQKVGLTAARRTGRLRGTDAATSKGDN, encoded by the exons ATGGGACGAGTGATTAGGGCACAACGTAAGGGTGCGGCGGGCTCGGTGTTCAAGTCCCACACGCACCACCGCAAGGGTCCAGCTAAATTTAGATCCCTAGACTTTGGTGAGCGCAACGGTTACCTGAAAGGGGTGGTGAATGACATCATCCACGACCCGGGACGTGGGGCCCCGTTGGCTCGTGTGACATTTCGCCACCCCTTTCGGTACAAGCACCAAAAGGAGCTTTTCATAGCTGCAGAAGGGTTGTATAGTGGACAATTCATCTATTGTGGTAAGAAAGCAAATCTTGTGGTTGGTAATGTACTTCCTCTAATGTCTCTTCCTGAAGGAACTGTCGTTTGTAATGTCGAACGACATGTCGGTGATCGTGGTGCTCTTGCTAGGGCTTCTGGTGATTATGCTGTCGTTATTTCTCATAACCCTGATAATGGCACTACCag AGTTAAGCTTCCATCTGGTGCCAAGAAGGTTTTGCCAAGTGGATGCCGTGCTATGATCGGTCAAGTTGCGGGTGGAGGAAGGACCGAGAAGCCGTTGTTGAAGGCGGGAAATGCATACCACAAGTACAAAGCCAAGAGGAATTCTTGGCCGATTGTTCGGGGTGTTGCTATGAATCCAGTAGAGCATCCTCATGGTGGCGGTAACCACCAGCATATTGGTCATGCTAGTACCGTCGCCAGAGATGCTGTACCGGGTCAAAAGGTTGGTCTAACTGCGGCCAGAAGGACTGGCCGCCTTAGAGGAACAGATGCAGCAACTTCCAAAGGCGACAAttaa
- the LOC115716563 gene encoding late embryogenesis abundant protein At5g17165 isoform X2, giving the protein MAANSSSRGITSLGKRFVDQIWTRDPSPLSAPILRRASAHTSAYDKNPDEQAQATVVPDDLIEPKSDKYWAPDPQTGVFGPAAPGQTARPSGGTQASTPASGEGSVLEQTAWFRPTSIEDLEKPAAQ; this is encoded by the exons ATGGCCGCCAATTCCAGTAGCCGAGGGATCACCAGCTTAGGGAAGCGATTCGTCGATCAGATCTGGACTCGCGATCCTTCTCCACTCTCTGCTCCCATTCTCAG GAGAGCTTCTGCTCATACATCAGCATACGATAAAAACCCTGATGAGCAGGCACAAGCAACCGTGGTTCCGGATGATCTGATCGAACCGAAGTCAGACAAGTATTGGGCTCCAGACCCCCAAACTGGGGTGTTCGGACCAGCTGCCCCGGGGCAAACTGCTCGGCCAAGTGGTGGCACGCAGGCCTCCACGCCTGCCAGTGGCGAGGGGTCTGTGCTTGAGCAGACTGCTTGGTTTCGCCCTACAAGCATTGAGGATTTGGAGAAGCCTGCTGCTCAGTAA
- the LOC115716563 gene encoding late embryogenesis abundant protein At5g17165 isoform X1, protein MAANSSSRGITSLGKRFVDQIWTRDPSPLSAPILSRRASAHTSAYDKNPDEQAQATVVPDDLIEPKSDKYWAPDPQTGVFGPAAPGQTARPSGGTQASTPASGEGSVLEQTAWFRPTSIEDLEKPAAQ, encoded by the exons ATGGCCGCCAATTCCAGTAGCCGAGGGATCACCAGCTTAGGGAAGCGATTCGTCGATCAGATCTGGACTCGCGATCCTTCTCCACTCTCTGCTCCCATTCTCAG CAGGAGAGCTTCTGCTCATACATCAGCATACGATAAAAACCCTGATGAGCAGGCACAAGCAACCGTGGTTCCGGATGATCTGATCGAACCGAAGTCAGACAAGTATTGGGCTCCAGACCCCCAAACTGGGGTGTTCGGACCAGCTGCCCCGGGGCAAACTGCTCGGCCAAGTGGTGGCACGCAGGCCTCCACGCCTGCCAGTGGCGAGGGGTCTGTGCTTGAGCAGACTGCTTGGTTTCGCCCTACAAGCATTGAGGATTTGGAGAAGCCTGCTGCTCAGTAA